A window from Salvelinus fontinalis isolate EN_2023a chromosome 8, ASM2944872v1, whole genome shotgun sequence encodes these proteins:
- the LOC129860370 gene encoding pleckstrin homology domain-containing family M member 1-like isoform X1: MLATQTPDTGPEAEDVKQWIKEKLAWSLKALQKRYVMTDAVVTSEDGDANLLCASLEAVFIHGIKSKYVRSKAGGHGRKGASRGPLPQPVFWSLLKTVTHGDVITELEKLSFVGTDVGRCRAWLRLALNHGLMECYLASLFREDSNLQAHYQPSALLLDPEEREVLLSYLQGLASLVFNLSYKSAVLNEWTTTPLALAGLCLTTQADAVDLPSLTKHKDSWDTVSLSSGGSDTVEVQHGGTGVQRRVIGGVSGGRTSLNSSNLSLDTTGSSQLSSSLSSDSLLQGHDPKSPDKEPWPCDLEISARLENDVNAKRPLKDVLTDFRESTNSSQDSMHEDSYVSTPGANHLSENTAFSGSDGETQGPFTPLTGSSNPASVGSDQEEPSTKTHVPSEVPSHTEVPSSHSDCVESTATTPHLPVTETAQEKKTEDSAKSTSAPSAHTNLCRTTSVQSRRVSTDSITHSHSWISEDDIYKPHLEELVDPDESLLGFGPALVNGLTSPPPEPETPQSPPSVVHRRQIGLSNPFRGLLKLGHLERRGAVGMWRDYYCELSPFEFRLYLNAEERTCCDNCSLLRCEDARVVSAEGRFDLAFPGKRLHLRAANHDEAEDWVDRIAEAVSKFRPLHRLDDHSEVLQSTDSFVILEEPRKSSPSSPSVPTSPERGGTAVEQEQQKPLELDWTRPTVPESDAIKEAVLYLSQDAEARNWTPLVFSLSLETLNSFRVQDGRKVLCCSHPIEGIRDVVPDVSLGGPAFFRVVTARDTLKLRAKSPEEARAWRGIIRGVLDSYLENGEIGEPNSPGLATGAWGNVHRLVQHRLKGDGVLLAHLYTVPTEKGLDLQGFKCAGCPKPVGVSRGKARLCEFSGKYYCDACHQGDTIAIPSRMVHNWDLTPREVSRQALELLAQVEHEPLLNLHLLNPNLWEHVEAMAQAHSLRQRLQLVGHYLLTCRSGPCKDIQTRLGLRTYLLESSHLYSVMDLQQIAEGTYVAYLNILIRFASNHVQQCDLCTQRGYICQICHAGDIIFPFQFDTTARCKECKAMFHATCKAQSSSCPRCMRLQRYLESDLQDCSV; the protein is encoded by the exons ATGCTAGCCACACAGACCCCAGATACGGGGCCAGAGGCGGAAGACGTCAAGCAG TGGATCAAAGAGAAGTTGGCGTGGTCACTCAAGGCTCTGCAGAAGCGCTACGTGATGACCGATGCCGTGGTAACCAGCGAGGATGGCGACGCCAACCTGCTGTGCGCTTCTCTGGAGGCCGTCTTTATCCACGGCATCAAGAGCAAATATGTCCGCTCCAAGGCCGGAGGACATGGCAGGAAAGGGGCGTCCCGGGGACCCCTCCCCCAGCCTGTGTTCTGGAGCCTTCTCAAGACGGTCACTCACGG TGACGTGATCACGGAGCTGGAGAAGCTGAGCTTTGTGGGTACGGACGTGGGTCGCTGCCGGGCCTGGCTGCGACTGGCCCTCAACCACGGCCTGATGGAGTGCTACTTGGCCTCCCTATTCCGTGAGGACTCCAACCTGCAGGCCCACTACCAGCCCTCCGCCCTGCTCCTGGACCCTGAGGAGCGTGAGGTGCTGCTCAGTTATCTCCAGGGCCTGGCCTCCCTGGTCTTCAACCTTTCGTACAAGTCAGCCGTGCTCAACGAGTGGACCACCACCCCACTGGCTCTGGCCGGCCTCTGCCTCACCACCCAGGCCGACGCTGTCGACCTTCCCAGTCTCACCAAACACAAGGATTCTTGGGATACGGTGTCACTGTCGTCCGGCGGGTCGGATACGGTCGAAGTGCAGCATGGGGGGACAGGGGTGCAGAGGAGGGTGATTGGGGGGGTTTCAGGGGGTAGGACCTCTCTAAATTCTTCTAATTTGAGCCTGGACACCACAGGGTCATCTCAGCTCTCCTCCAGCCTAAGCTCAGACAGTCTGCTGCAGGGTCATGACCCCAAGAGCCCAGACAAGGAGCCCTGGCCATGTGACCTGGAGATCTCTGCCAGACTGGAGAACGATGTCAATGCCAAGAGGCCTCTTAAAGA TGTTCTGACAGACTTCAGGGAGAGTACCAACTCCAGTCAGGATTCCATGCACGAGGATTCGTACGTTTCCACTCCGGGTGCAAACCACCTCTCAGAGAATACGGCCTTCAGCGGTTCTGACGGCGAGACCCAGGGGCCATTCACACCCCTCACTGGCTCCTCTAACCCTGCTTCAGTGGGGTCAGACCAGGAGGAGCCGTCCACTAAGACCCATGTCCCTTCCGAAGTGCCCTCGCACACTGAAGTGCCCTCCAGTCACAGTGACTGTGTGGAGAGTACAGCGACAACTCCTCACCTACCTGTCACAGAGACGGCACAGGAGAAAAAGACAGAAGATTCTGCTAAGAGCACCTCTGCGCCTTCAGCCCACACAAACCTATGCCGTACTACCAGCGTGCAAAGCAGGAGGGTGTCTACAGACTCAATCACA CATTCCCACTCCTGGATCTCTGAGGATGACATCTATAAGCCACACCTTGAGGAACTGGTTGACCCCGATGAGTCTTTACTAGGCTTTGGCCCAGCTCTTGTGAATGGATtgacctctcctcctccagagcCCGAGACGCCCCAGTCTCCCCCCAGCGTGGTTCACCGCAGGCAGATAG GCCTGTCCAACCCTTTCCGTGGGCTGCTGAAGCTGGGCCATCTGGAGCGGCGGGGCGCTGTGGGCATGTGGCGGGACTACTACTGCGAGCTCTCGCCCTTCGAGTTCCGCCTCTACCTGAACGCAGAGGAGCGCACCTGCTGTGACAACTGCTCCCTGCTGCGTTGCGAAGACGCCCGCGTCGTCTCGGCCGAGGGCCGCTTCGACCTGGCCTTCCCAGGGAAGAGGCTCCACCTGCGGGCAGCCAACCATGACGAGGCAGAGGACTGGGTGGACCGCATCGCAGAGGCCGTCAGCAAGTTCCGCCCGTTGCACCGCCTTGACGACCATTCAGAGGTGCTGCAGTCCACTGACAGCTTTGTCATCCTGGAAGAGCCCCGAAAATCTTCCCCTTCGTCCCCCTCCGTACCCACCAGTCCCGAGCGAGGGGGTACTGCGGTTGAGCAGGAGCAGCAGAAGCCACTTGAGCTAGACTGGACGCGTCCCACAGTCCCTGAGTCAGACGCCATTAAGGAGGCGGTGCTGTACCTATCCCAGGACGCAGAGGCTCGCAACTGGACTCCTCtggtcttctccctctccttggaGACTCTCAACAGTTTCCGGGTACAGGATGGGCGAAAGGTACTGTGCTGCTCCCACCCCATCGAGGGGATACGGGACGTGGTCCCAGACGTTTCTCTGGGGGGACCGGCTTTCTTTAGGGTCGTAACAGCCAGAGATACGCTCAAGCTGAGGGCCAAGAGCCCTGAGGAGGCGCGTGCCTGGAGGGGCATCATCAGGGGAGTCCTGGACTCCTACCTGGAGAATGGAGAGATCGGGGAGCCTAATAGCCCCGGGTTAGCCACTGGGGCATGGGGCAACGTCCACAGACTGGTGCAGCATAGACTGAAGGGGGACGGGGTGCTGCTGGCCCATCTATATACAGTGCCCACAGAGAAGGGGCTGGACCTTCAGGGCTTCAAGTGTGCAG GTTGTCCAAAGCCGGTGGGTGTTTCCCGGGGAAAAGCCAGACTGTGCGAGTTCTCAGGGAAGTACTATTGCGACGCTTGTCACCAGGGTGACACCATCGCCATACCCTCCCGCATGGTGCATAACTGGGACCTCACGCCTCGCGAG GTCTCCAGACAGGCCCTCGAACTGCTGGCTCAGGTTGAACATGAGCCCCTGCTCAACCTTCACCTTTTGAACCCTAACCTGTGGGAGCATGTTGAGGCCATGGCCCAGGCACACAGTCTCAGACAGAGGCTGCAGCTTGTAGGACACTACCTGCTCACCTGCCGCAGTGGGCCATGCAAGGATATTCAGACCAG ACTGGGCCTAAGGACATACCTGTTAGAATCAAGCCATCTCTACAGTGTCATGGACTTACAACAG ATAGCGGAGGGAACATATGTTGCCTACTTGAATATTTTGATCCGGTTTGCCTCCAACCACGTTCAACAATGTGACCTTTGCACCCAGAGGGGCTACATCTGCCAGATCTGTCATGCCGGTGACATCATCTTCCCCTTCCAGTTCGACACCACTGCCAG GTGTAAAGAGTGTAAGGCAATGTTTCACGCAACTTGCAAGGCCCAGTCGTCCTCGTGTCCACGTTGCATGCGTCTTCAGAGGTACCTCGAGAGCGATCTGCAGGACTGCTCTGTTTGA
- the LOC129860370 gene encoding putative pleckstrin homology domain-containing family M member 1P isoform X2 has protein sequence MECYLASLFREDSNLQAHYQPSALLLDPEEREVLLSYLQGLASLVFNLSYKSAVLNEWTTTPLALAGLCLTTQADAVDLPSLTKHKDSWDTVSLSSGGSDTVEVQHGGTGVQRRVIGGVSGGRTSLNSSNLSLDTTGSSQLSSSLSSDSLLQGHDPKSPDKEPWPCDLEISARLENDVNAKRPLKDVLTDFRESTNSSQDSMHEDSYVSTPGANHLSENTAFSGSDGETQGPFTPLTGSSNPASVGSDQEEPSTKTHVPSEVPSHTEVPSSHSDCVESTATTPHLPVTETAQEKKTEDSAKSTSAPSAHTNLCRTTSVQSRRVSTDSITHSHSWISEDDIYKPHLEELVDPDESLLGFGPALVNGLTSPPPEPETPQSPPSVVHRRQIGLSNPFRGLLKLGHLERRGAVGMWRDYYCELSPFEFRLYLNAEERTCCDNCSLLRCEDARVVSAEGRFDLAFPGKRLHLRAANHDEAEDWVDRIAEAVSKFRPLHRLDDHSEVLQSTDSFVILEEPRKSSPSSPSVPTSPERGGTAVEQEQQKPLELDWTRPTVPESDAIKEAVLYLSQDAEARNWTPLVFSLSLETLNSFRVQDGRKVLCCSHPIEGIRDVVPDVSLGGPAFFRVVTARDTLKLRAKSPEEARAWRGIIRGVLDSYLENGEIGEPNSPGLATGAWGNVHRLVQHRLKGDGVLLAHLYTVPTEKGLDLQGFKCAGCPKPVGVSRGKARLCEFSGKYYCDACHQGDTIAIPSRMVHNWDLTPREVSRQALELLAQVEHEPLLNLHLLNPNLWEHVEAMAQAHSLRQRLQLVGHYLLTCRSGPCKDIQTRLGLRTYLLESSHLYSVMDLQQIAEGTYVAYLNILIRFASNHVQQCDLCTQRGYICQICHAGDIIFPFQFDTTARCKECKAMFHATCKAQSSSCPRCMRLQRYLESDLQDCSV, from the exons ATGGAGTGCTACTTGGCCTCCCTATTCCGTGAGGACTCCAACCTGCAGGCCCACTACCAGCCCTCCGCCCTGCTCCTGGACCCTGAGGAGCGTGAGGTGCTGCTCAGTTATCTCCAGGGCCTGGCCTCCCTGGTCTTCAACCTTTCGTACAAGTCAGCCGTGCTCAACGAGTGGACCACCACCCCACTGGCTCTGGCCGGCCTCTGCCTCACCACCCAGGCCGACGCTGTCGACCTTCCCAGTCTCACCAAACACAAGGATTCTTGGGATACGGTGTCACTGTCGTCCGGCGGGTCGGATACGGTCGAAGTGCAGCATGGGGGGACAGGGGTGCAGAGGAGGGTGATTGGGGGGGTTTCAGGGGGTAGGACCTCTCTAAATTCTTCTAATTTGAGCCTGGACACCACAGGGTCATCTCAGCTCTCCTCCAGCCTAAGCTCAGACAGTCTGCTGCAGGGTCATGACCCCAAGAGCCCAGACAAGGAGCCCTGGCCATGTGACCTGGAGATCTCTGCCAGACTGGAGAACGATGTCAATGCCAAGAGGCCTCTTAAAGA TGTTCTGACAGACTTCAGGGAGAGTACCAACTCCAGTCAGGATTCCATGCACGAGGATTCGTACGTTTCCACTCCGGGTGCAAACCACCTCTCAGAGAATACGGCCTTCAGCGGTTCTGACGGCGAGACCCAGGGGCCATTCACACCCCTCACTGGCTCCTCTAACCCTGCTTCAGTGGGGTCAGACCAGGAGGAGCCGTCCACTAAGACCCATGTCCCTTCCGAAGTGCCCTCGCACACTGAAGTGCCCTCCAGTCACAGTGACTGTGTGGAGAGTACAGCGACAACTCCTCACCTACCTGTCACAGAGACGGCACAGGAGAAAAAGACAGAAGATTCTGCTAAGAGCACCTCTGCGCCTTCAGCCCACACAAACCTATGCCGTACTACCAGCGTGCAAAGCAGGAGGGTGTCTACAGACTCAATCACA CATTCCCACTCCTGGATCTCTGAGGATGACATCTATAAGCCACACCTTGAGGAACTGGTTGACCCCGATGAGTCTTTACTAGGCTTTGGCCCAGCTCTTGTGAATGGATtgacctctcctcctccagagcCCGAGACGCCCCAGTCTCCCCCCAGCGTGGTTCACCGCAGGCAGATAG GCCTGTCCAACCCTTTCCGTGGGCTGCTGAAGCTGGGCCATCTGGAGCGGCGGGGCGCTGTGGGCATGTGGCGGGACTACTACTGCGAGCTCTCGCCCTTCGAGTTCCGCCTCTACCTGAACGCAGAGGAGCGCACCTGCTGTGACAACTGCTCCCTGCTGCGTTGCGAAGACGCCCGCGTCGTCTCGGCCGAGGGCCGCTTCGACCTGGCCTTCCCAGGGAAGAGGCTCCACCTGCGGGCAGCCAACCATGACGAGGCAGAGGACTGGGTGGACCGCATCGCAGAGGCCGTCAGCAAGTTCCGCCCGTTGCACCGCCTTGACGACCATTCAGAGGTGCTGCAGTCCACTGACAGCTTTGTCATCCTGGAAGAGCCCCGAAAATCTTCCCCTTCGTCCCCCTCCGTACCCACCAGTCCCGAGCGAGGGGGTACTGCGGTTGAGCAGGAGCAGCAGAAGCCACTTGAGCTAGACTGGACGCGTCCCACAGTCCCTGAGTCAGACGCCATTAAGGAGGCGGTGCTGTACCTATCCCAGGACGCAGAGGCTCGCAACTGGACTCCTCtggtcttctccctctccttggaGACTCTCAACAGTTTCCGGGTACAGGATGGGCGAAAGGTACTGTGCTGCTCCCACCCCATCGAGGGGATACGGGACGTGGTCCCAGACGTTTCTCTGGGGGGACCGGCTTTCTTTAGGGTCGTAACAGCCAGAGATACGCTCAAGCTGAGGGCCAAGAGCCCTGAGGAGGCGCGTGCCTGGAGGGGCATCATCAGGGGAGTCCTGGACTCCTACCTGGAGAATGGAGAGATCGGGGAGCCTAATAGCCCCGGGTTAGCCACTGGGGCATGGGGCAACGTCCACAGACTGGTGCAGCATAGACTGAAGGGGGACGGGGTGCTGCTGGCCCATCTATATACAGTGCCCACAGAGAAGGGGCTGGACCTTCAGGGCTTCAAGTGTGCAG GTTGTCCAAAGCCGGTGGGTGTTTCCCGGGGAAAAGCCAGACTGTGCGAGTTCTCAGGGAAGTACTATTGCGACGCTTGTCACCAGGGTGACACCATCGCCATACCCTCCCGCATGGTGCATAACTGGGACCTCACGCCTCGCGAG GTCTCCAGACAGGCCCTCGAACTGCTGGCTCAGGTTGAACATGAGCCCCTGCTCAACCTTCACCTTTTGAACCCTAACCTGTGGGAGCATGTTGAGGCCATGGCCCAGGCACACAGTCTCAGACAGAGGCTGCAGCTTGTAGGACACTACCTGCTCACCTGCCGCAGTGGGCCATGCAAGGATATTCAGACCAG ACTGGGCCTAAGGACATACCTGTTAGAATCAAGCCATCTCTACAGTGTCATGGACTTACAACAG ATAGCGGAGGGAACATATGTTGCCTACTTGAATATTTTGATCCGGTTTGCCTCCAACCACGTTCAACAATGTGACCTTTGCACCCAGAGGGGCTACATCTGCCAGATCTGTCATGCCGGTGACATCATCTTCCCCTTCCAGTTCGACACCACTGCCAG GTGTAAAGAGTGTAAGGCAATGTTTCACGCAACTTGCAAGGCCCAGTCGTCCTCGTGTCCACGTTGCATGCGTCTTCAGAGGTACCTCGAGAGCGATCTGCAGGACTGCTCTGTTTGA